A single Glycine soja cultivar W05 chromosome 14, ASM419377v2, whole genome shotgun sequence DNA region contains:
- the LOC114383183 gene encoding cytochrome b-c1 complex subunit 7-2-like, producing MASFLQWFLDPKKNWFAAQHMKSLSRRLRKYGLRYDDLYDPYYDLDVKEALNRLPKEVVDARHARLKRAIDLSMKHEYLPDNLQAMQTPFRGYLQDMLTLVKRERAEREALGGLPLYQRSIP from the exons ATGGCGTCGTTTCTTCAATGGTTTCTGGATCCGAAGAAGAACTGGTTCGCCGCTCAGCACATGAAATCCCTCTCCAGACGGCTTCGCAAATACG GGCTCCGATATGACGATTTGTACGATCCTTACTACGATCTAGATGTGAAGGAGGCGCTGAATCGGCTTCCGAAAGAGGTGGTGGACGCTCGCCACGCGCGTCTTAAACGCGCCATCGATCTTTCCATGAAGCACGAGTACCTCCCTGACAATCTTcag GCAATGCAAACACCATTCAGGGGCTACCTTCAGGATATGCTGACTCTT GTGAAGAGGGAGAGAGCCGAACGTGAAGCATTGGGAGGTTTGCCCCTATATCAACGATCCATTCCTTga